The following are encoded together in the Bradyrhizobium algeriense genome:
- a CDS encoding chemotaxis protein CheW, producing MTTKTETIEGTVAEYVTAVIGGQLFGLPISRVQDVFMPERLTRVPLSSAEIAGVLNLRGRIVTVVDMRARLGLPKNDDGKPPMAVGVDLRGESYGLLIDQIGEVLKLHDNGREENPVNLDPRMAKLAGGVHRLDGQLMVVLDIDRVLEIVPKTTLAA from the coding sequence ATGACAACCAAGACCGAGACCATCGAGGGCACCGTGGCCGAATACGTCACCGCCGTGATCGGCGGGCAATTGTTCGGCCTGCCGATTTCGCGGGTGCAGGACGTGTTCATGCCGGAACGGCTGACGCGCGTTCCCCTGTCGTCGGCCGAGATCGCCGGCGTGCTCAACCTGCGCGGCCGCATCGTCACCGTGGTCGACATGCGCGCTCGCTTAGGCCTACCCAAGAACGATGACGGCAAGCCGCCGATGGCGGTCGGCGTCGATCTGCGCGGCGAATCCTACGGCCTCTTGATCGACCAGATCGGCGAGGTCTTGAAACTCCACGATAACGGCCGCGAGGAAAACCCCGTCAACCTCGACCCCCGCATGGCCAAGCTCGCCGGCGGTGTTCACCGTCTCGACGGCCAGCTCATGGTCGTCCTCGACATCGATCGCGTTCTGGAAATCGTGCCAAAAACAACCCTCGCAGCGTAA
- a CDS encoding response regulator codes for MKTCLVVDDSSVVRKIARRILEDMDFQITEAEDGEQALASCKEAMPDAVLLDWNMPVMDGYEFLGNLRRLPGGDAPKVVFCTTENSMDHISRALHAGANEYIMKPFDKDIVTAKFQEVGLVALNEQSSV; via the coding sequence ATGAAAACCTGTCTTGTGGTCGATGACTCCAGCGTCGTGCGAAAGATCGCGCGCCGCATCCTGGAAGATATGGACTTCCAGATCACCGAGGCCGAGGACGGCGAGCAGGCGCTTGCGTCCTGCAAGGAGGCCATGCCTGACGCGGTTCTGCTCGACTGGAACATGCCGGTCATGGACGGCTACGAATTCCTCGGCAATCTGCGCCGCCTGCCCGGCGGCGACGCGCCCAAGGTGGTGTTCTGCACCACCGAGAACAGCATGGATCATATCTCGCGTGCGCTGCATGCCGGCGCCAACGAATACATCATGAAGCCGTTCGACAAGGACATCGTTACGGCAAAATTCCAGGAAGTCGGTCTGGTCGCGCTTAACGAACAGAGCTCGGTCTAA
- a CDS encoding protein-glutamate O-methyltransferase CheR: MTPPDYEYLRKLLKDHSGLDLSADKQYLIESRLLPLSRKCGVPGIGELVQKMKGGSSTIIAQVVEAMTTNETFFFRDKVPFEHFRDTIMPEMLKARANRKSIRIWCAAGSTGQEPYSLAMSLKEMGAALAGWRVEIIATDLSTEVLEKSKSGIYSQFEVQRGLPIQLLVKYFKQNGELWQISPELRAMVQHRQLNLLHDFSQLGTFDVIFCRNVLIYFDQDTKINIFGRLAKAMEGDGFLVLGAAETVVGLTDVFKPFPDKRGLYRPSGARAGSAQAAATSMPKIAAMAGR; encoded by the coding sequence GTGACCCCGCCAGACTATGAGTATCTGCGTAAGCTCCTGAAGGATCATTCCGGTCTCGACCTGTCCGCAGACAAGCAATATCTGATCGAAAGCCGCCTGCTTCCGCTGTCGCGCAAATGCGGTGTGCCGGGCATCGGCGAACTCGTGCAGAAAATGAAGGGCGGATCGTCGACGATCATCGCCCAGGTGGTCGAAGCCATGACCACCAACGAAACCTTCTTCTTCCGCGACAAGGTGCCGTTCGAACACTTCCGCGATACGATCATGCCGGAGATGTTGAAGGCGCGCGCCAACCGCAAGAGCATCAGGATCTGGTGCGCCGCCGGCTCGACCGGCCAGGAGCCGTATTCGCTTGCCATGTCGCTGAAGGAAATGGGCGCGGCGCTGGCCGGATGGCGCGTCGAAATCATCGCGACCGACCTGTCCACCGAAGTGCTCGAGAAATCGAAATCGGGCATCTATAGCCAGTTCGAGGTCCAGCGTGGCCTTCCGATTCAATTGCTCGTCAAATATTTCAAGCAGAACGGCGAGCTCTGGCAGATCAGCCCGGAGCTGCGGGCCATGGTTCAGCACCGGCAACTGAACCTGCTGCATGATTTCTCCCAGCTTGGCACCTTTGACGTCATCTTCTGCCGCAACGTCCTGATCTATTTCGATCAGGACACCAAGATCAATATCTTCGGCCGCCTCGCCAAGGCGATGGAAGGCGATGGCTTCCTGGTGCTGGGCGCGGCGGAAACGGTCGTCGGCCTGACTGATGTCTTCAAGCCGTTCCCGGACAAGCGCGGTCTCTATCGGCCGAGCGGCGCGCGTGCCGGGTCCGCGCAGGCCGCCGCAACGTCGATGCCCAAAATTGCGGCGATGGCGGGACGGTGA
- a CDS encoding pilus assembly protein PilZ: MTEDGKSLDRVTFSRGYDVCIMAIDGTWRRDCQLNAISDTDAELTVEGSIQGLNLKEFFLLLSSTGLAYRRCELVRVNGTEMDIRFLRGKHAKKRPGASSKEEMMN, encoded by the coding sequence ATGACAGAGGACGGCAAGAGCTTGGATCGGGTCACGTTCAGCCGGGGCTATGACGTCTGCATCATGGCGATCGACGGCACCTGGCGCAGGGACTGCCAGCTCAACGCGATCTCGGACACCGACGCCGAGTTGACCGTGGAAGGCTCCATTCAGGGCCTCAATCTCAAGGAGTTCTTCCTGCTGCTGTCGTCGACCGGTCTCGCCTATCGCCGCTGCGAACTGGTTCGCGTCAACGGCACGGAAATGGACATCCGCTTCCTGAGAGGCAAGCACGCCAAGAAGCGGCCGGGCGCCTCGTCAAAAGAAGAAATGATGAACTGA
- a CDS encoding PAS-domain containing protein: MSLHRKLSPGFSRAVNYLLRSRAGVRRATGAPSDQDIATTMEKLDAALNNMSHGLCKFRPDNRLLLWNDRYVKMYRLVPDRLHVGSCRPA; the protein is encoded by the coding sequence ATGTCTCTCCACCGCAAACTTTCACCCGGATTTTCTCGCGCCGTTAACTACCTGCTGCGATCGCGGGCTGGCGTCCGTCGTGCCACGGGCGCGCCGTCGGACCAGGACATCGCCACGACGATGGAGAAGCTCGACGCGGCGCTCAACAATATGAGCCACGGCCTTTGCAAGTTCCGGCCGGACAATCGCCTGCTGCTGTGGAACGATCGCTACGTAAAAATGTACAGGCTGGTGCCCGACCGCCTGCACGTCGGGTCTTGCCGCCCCGCGTGA
- a CDS encoding response regulator transcription factor, translating into MAEKAPSRGEIFVVDDDPAVRDTLSMVLTAGGYQVICFADGAALLAIARTRTPSCILLDVHIPGKSGLDILRELHGEDYPAPIFMISGQGDIAMAVSAIKNGALDFIEKPFRGSEIVARLDEAIEAYARRQAENSASRIATLHFPGREPLTRREREVLEQFTAGASNKEAGRHLGISPRTIEDHRANIMKKLGARNAADLVRIVMTTQRQGQI; encoded by the coding sequence ATGGCTGAAAAAGCCCCCTCCCGTGGGGAGATCTTTGTAGTCGATGACGACCCCGCCGTTCGCGACACGCTGTCGATGGTCCTGACGGCAGGCGGCTATCAGGTCATCTGCTTCGCCGACGGCGCCGCGCTGCTGGCGATTGCACGAACGCGGACGCCTTCCTGCATCCTGCTCGATGTGCATATCCCTGGTAAGTCCGGCCTCGATATTCTGAGAGAGCTGCATGGCGAGGATTATCCTGCGCCGATCTTCATGATCTCGGGGCAGGGCGATATCGCCATGGCGGTCAGCGCCATCAAGAACGGCGCGCTGGACTTCATCGAAAAGCCGTTTCGCGGCAGTGAAATCGTCGCGAGACTCGACGAGGCGATCGAGGCCTACGCCCGCCGGCAGGCGGAGAATTCGGCATCTCGAATCGCTACACTGCATTTTCCGGGACGCGAACCGCTCACGCGGCGCGAACGCGAGGTGCTGGAACAGTTCACCGCCGGCGCGTCCAACAAGGAAGCGGGGCGGCATCTCGGAATCAGCCCGCGCACGATCGAGGATCACCGCGCCAATATCATGAAGAAGCTGGGCGCGCGGAATGCGGCGGACCTGGTCCGGATCGTGATGACCACGCAGCGTCAGGGCCAGATCTGA
- a CDS encoding PAS domain S-box protein gives MTLTTKLAIAMIALVAIAVSAVGWLNYRNLEQALLLRARDRIETHSRQLATDLEYYAASATGDVASFRSAAALHGLIRARRSGGIDPVDGVTEKTWRDRLASRFAAELEAKPTYAMLRIIGLDDDGRELVRVDRAGPNDTVRIVPEEGLLKRNSRGYFHETMGLGPTQIYVSPLDLGRRNGLIEAVHRPTLRVATPIFGDDGKPFGLFMVNVDMRRAFDRIRSSVLPGETIYVVNKQGDYLIHPDRSREFGALLGKPNDWKADFPHLASQAGATQGSSDIVPDQAAQPGGIALAPAILAGVEWVGVIETAPNAVIMAPAASIRNTSLLVGGIAVLCAAVLALVIARSLTRPIVQLTEAVQGVASSKKITIPVDAGGETGVLARAFAYAFEEINAKTAALQQEVQEHRRTIAARDHHAERERLFSAAVESSNDAIITTSLDGTITGWNSAAERLFGYSATEATGKNITLLVPEDRLPELQDALRRIGWGESIEHSETVRLRKGGGRIEVSLSISPIKAPSGATIGISKVVRDITESNKTRQVLRRQTEELRRIFETSQDLIMVLDSRGALVQISPSCEAILGYRPEEMIGRSGEDFIHPDHLETSRQEMRAARRGQRPKISDTRCIHKNGREVWLSWLGTWSEPARRFFFVGRDMTESRLAQETLRESEQLARGIIDTALDAFVQIDEKGRIRDWNAQAENIFGWPRDEALGRNLFDLMGQPDGQGPLKKALQSFLLSGNEAVRQPRRELQVRRRDGKEITVELSIAALKTRGGFLFNGFVRDLTDRIAAEDRIRQAEKMEAMGQLTGGIAHDFNNILTVITGTIEILADAVKGEPQLAAITRMIDEAASRGADLTQQLLAFARKQPLEPKITDVNTLIIDTAKLLQRTLGEHVEIESVFEDETCPAIVDPNQLATAILNLALNARDAMPDGGKLIIETGFVILDDNYARTHSDVRPGRYAMIAVSDTGAGIPPAMLDKVFNPFFTSKGPGKGTGLGLSMVYGFMKQSAGHIMIYSEEGHGTTIKMYLPPATGALPAADPALAPAVEGGHEIILVVEDDKLVRDYVLAQLHSLGYVTLDAANAAEALALVHAGHAFDLLFTDVIMPGMNGRQLADEMLKVRPGLRVLFTSGYTENAIIHHGRLDEGVLLLAKPYRKSDMAIMIRKALAD, from the coding sequence ATGACGCTCACAACCAAGCTTGCCATCGCGATGATTGCGTTGGTCGCGATCGCGGTTTCCGCGGTCGGATGGCTGAACTATCGCAACCTGGAACAGGCGCTTCTGCTGCGGGCTCGCGACCGCATCGAGACTCATTCGCGGCAGCTCGCGACCGACCTCGAATATTACGCGGCCAGCGCGACCGGAGATGTCGCGAGCTTTCGTTCCGCAGCGGCGCTGCACGGATTGATCCGCGCCCGCAGATCGGGGGGCATAGATCCAGTCGATGGCGTCACCGAAAAGACCTGGCGCGACCGGCTGGCATCACGCTTCGCGGCCGAACTCGAAGCCAAGCCAACCTATGCGATGCTTCGGATCATCGGCCTTGACGACGATGGCCGTGAGCTTGTCCGCGTTGATCGCGCGGGACCGAACGACACGGTTCGGATCGTGCCCGAAGAGGGCTTGCTGAAGAGAAACAGTCGCGGCTATTTCCACGAAACGATGGGGCTTGGCCCCACGCAAATCTACGTCTCGCCGCTCGATCTGGGTCGACGCAACGGACTGATCGAGGCGGTGCACAGGCCGACGCTGCGCGTCGCGACGCCGATCTTTGGAGACGACGGCAAACCGTTCGGCCTTTTCATGGTCAATGTTGACATGCGGCGGGCGTTCGACCGTATCCGGTCGTCGGTGTTGCCTGGCGAAACCATATACGTCGTCAACAAGCAGGGCGACTATCTCATTCACCCGGATCGGTCGCGCGAGTTCGGCGCGTTGCTCGGCAAGCCGAACGACTGGAAAGCCGATTTCCCGCATCTGGCGTCGCAGGCCGGGGCCACGCAAGGCAGCTCGGATATCGTGCCGGATCAAGCCGCACAGCCGGGCGGAATAGCGCTGGCGCCCGCTATTCTGGCGGGCGTCGAATGGGTTGGCGTCATCGAAACCGCCCCTAACGCGGTCATCATGGCGCCGGCCGCGAGCATCAGAAATACTTCCCTTCTCGTTGGCGGGATCGCCGTGTTGTGCGCGGCGGTGCTGGCCCTGGTGATCGCGAGGTCGCTGACCCGCCCGATCGTGCAGCTGACCGAAGCCGTGCAAGGGGTGGCCAGTAGCAAGAAGATCACCATTCCGGTCGATGCAGGCGGCGAGACCGGTGTGCTCGCGCGCGCATTTGCGTATGCGTTCGAGGAAATCAATGCAAAGACCGCGGCGCTCCAACAAGAGGTACAGGAGCATCGCCGCACCATAGCGGCACGCGACCATCATGCCGAGCGGGAGCGGCTGTTCAGCGCGGCGGTCGAATCCTCCAACGACGCCATCATCACGACGTCGCTCGACGGCACCATCACCGGCTGGAATTCGGCGGCGGAGCGGCTGTTCGGATACAGCGCGACGGAAGCCACGGGCAAGAACATCACGCTGCTGGTACCCGAGGATCGACTGCCGGAGCTGCAGGACGCGCTGCGCCGGATCGGCTGGGGCGAAAGCATCGAACACAGTGAAACGGTACGCCTGCGAAAAGGTGGCGGGCGGATCGAAGTCTCGCTCAGCATCTCTCCGATCAAGGCGCCTTCGGGAGCGACCATCGGCATCTCGAAGGTTGTGCGCGACATCACCGAATCCAACAAGACCAGGCAGGTGCTGCGTCGGCAGACCGAAGAGCTTCGCCGCATCTTCGAGACCTCGCAGGACCTGATCATGGTGCTGGATTCGCGAGGGGCTCTGGTTCAGATCAGTCCGAGCTGTGAGGCCATATTGGGCTATCGGCCGGAGGAAATGATCGGCCGCAGCGGCGAGGACTTCATTCATCCCGACCATCTCGAGACCTCCCGCCAGGAAATGCGCGCGGCACGGCGTGGGCAACGTCCGAAGATCTCCGATACGCGCTGCATTCACAAGAACGGGCGGGAGGTGTGGCTGTCATGGCTCGGAACATGGTCCGAACCGGCCAGGCGCTTCTTCTTCGTCGGCCGCGACATGACCGAGAGCCGGCTGGCGCAGGAGACGTTGCGCGAAAGCGAGCAGCTCGCGCGCGGCATCATCGACACCGCGCTGGACGCCTTCGTCCAGATCGACGAGAAGGGCCGTATCCGCGACTGGAATGCGCAGGCTGAAAATATCTTCGGCTGGCCGCGCGATGAAGCGCTCGGCAGGAATTTGTTCGATCTGATGGGCCAGCCGGACGGGCAAGGCCCCCTGAAGAAAGCCCTGCAATCCTTCCTGCTTTCCGGCAACGAGGCAGTCCGTCAGCCCCGCCGCGAACTCCAGGTCAGGCGGCGCGACGGAAAGGAAATCACGGTCGAGCTGAGCATCGCCGCGCTGAAGACGCGTGGGGGCTTCTTGTTCAACGGATTCGTCCGCGACCTCACCGACAGGATCGCGGCCGAGGACAGGATCCGGCAGGCCGAGAAGATGGAGGCCATGGGCCAGCTCACCGGCGGCATCGCGCACGACTTCAACAACATTCTGACCGTGATCACGGGAACGATCGAAATTCTGGCCGATGCCGTCAAGGGCGAACCGCAGCTTGCCGCGATCACGCGAATGATCGACGAGGCCGCCTCGCGCGGCGCCGACCTCACCCAGCAGCTGCTCGCATTCGCGCGCAAGCAACCGCTCGAACCAAAGATAACCGACGTCAACACGCTGATCATCGACACCGCGAAACTGCTGCAGCGGACGCTCGGCGAGCATGTCGAGATCGAATCCGTGTTCGAGGATGAGACCTGTCCGGCGATCGTCGATCCCAATCAACTCGCCACCGCGATCCTCAATCTGGCCCTCAACGCCCGCGACGCCATGCCGGACGGAGGCAAGCTGATCATCGAGACCGGCTTCGTCATTCTCGATGATAATTATGCGAGGACGCACAGCGACGTCCGGCCCGGCCGCTACGCCATGATCGCGGTGAGCGATACCGGGGCCGGCATCCCGCCCGCGATGCTCGACAAGGTATTCAATCCGTTCTTCACCTCGAAAGGCCCGGGCAAGGGCACCGGCCTCGGGCTGAGCATGGTCTACGGCTTTATGAAGCAATCGGCCGGGCACATCATGATCTACAGCGAGGAGGGCCATGGCACGACGATCAAGATGTATCTGCCGCCGGCGACGGGCGCCTTGCCGGCGGCCGATCCGGCGCTGGCGCCGGCCGTCGAGGGCGGCCATGAAATAATTCTGGTCGTGGAAGACGACAAGCTGGTGCGCGACTATGTGCTCGCGCAACTGCATTCACTCGGTTACGTCACGCTGGACGCGGCGAACGCAGCCGAAGCCCTTGCGCTCGTCCATGCCGGCCATGCGTTCGACCTGCTGTTCACCGACGTGATCATGCCCGGCATGAACGGCCGCCAGCTCGCCGACGAGATGTTGAAGGTCAGGCCCGGATTGAGGGTACTGTTCACCTCGGGCTATACCGAGAATGCCATCATTCATCACGGCCGGCTCGACGAAGGCGTATTGCTGCTCGCCAAGCCCTACCGGAAATCGGATATGGCGATCATGATTCGCAAAGCGCTCGCCGATTGA
- a CDS encoding response regulator translates to MARILVVDDDIAVQMTIRLLLERAGHSVVTADDGRKGLALCQTGDFDLLFLDIFMPGMDGFETMRMVRQQQPQLPIIVISGRPVSPEADTAPDFLTMATKLGAVSSLQKPFRPADLLAAVTGCLAAAGRGSPSRGGVASSP, encoded by the coding sequence TTGGCAAGAATATTGGTCGTGGATGACGATATTGCGGTCCAGATGACCATCCGCCTGTTGCTGGAACGCGCAGGCCATAGCGTGGTCACTGCCGATGACGGGCGAAAGGGCCTGGCATTGTGTCAGACCGGAGATTTCGATCTGCTGTTTCTCGACATTTTTATGCCGGGAATGGACGGATTTGAAACCATGCGGATGGTTCGCCAGCAGCAGCCGCAGCTTCCGATCATCGTCATCTCCGGCCGGCCAGTCTCTCCGGAGGCAGACACCGCCCCGGACTTCCTGACCATGGCGACCAAGCTTGGCGCGGTCTCCAGCCTGCAGAAGCCGTTCCGGCCGGCCGACCTCCTGGCAGCCGTCACGGGCTGCCTGGCAGCCGCCGGACGCGGCTCGCCATCGCGCGGCGGTGTTGCTTCCTCCCCGTAA
- a CDS encoding GntR family transcriptional regulator, which translates to MAPLQVSRRAAPRSAGGLDRDRQAAPQVFERLRGMIISLELPPGSPLSRAALAGQFGVSSTPIRDALMRLEEEGLVDVFPQYATVVSRVDVRLAQQAHFLRQAVELEIVRGLAIQHDGTLVAELQATIALQQQYAKAGDFEKFMAADNEFHSQLYAAADKQDIWALVRSRSGHIDRLRRMHLPSPGKAQDIVRHHRLIAKAIDAGEPDEAQKHLRTHLSGTLSELARIRSRYPEYLSN; encoded by the coding sequence ATGGCTCCCCTGCAAGTCTCCCGCCGCGCAGCCCCGCGTTCCGCAGGCGGGCTCGATCGCGATCGCCAGGCCGCGCCGCAGGTGTTCGAGCGCCTGCGCGGCATGATCATCTCGCTGGAACTGCCGCCGGGATCGCCGTTGTCGCGCGCCGCGCTTGCCGGCCAGTTCGGCGTCAGCTCGACGCCGATCCGCGATGCGCTGATGCGGCTTGAAGAAGAAGGGCTTGTCGACGTCTTCCCGCAATATGCAACCGTGGTCAGCCGGGTCGACGTGCGGCTGGCGCAGCAGGCGCATTTCCTGCGGCAAGCGGTCGAACTCGAAATCGTGCGTGGGCTCGCGATCCAGCACGACGGAACGCTCGTCGCCGAACTTCAAGCGACGATTGCCCTCCAGCAGCAATATGCCAAGGCCGGCGACTTCGAAAAATTCATGGCCGCCGATAACGAGTTCCACAGTCAGCTCTATGCGGCGGCCGACAAGCAGGACATCTGGGCGCTGGTGCGCAGTCGCAGCGGACATATCGACCGGCTGCGCCGGATGCATCTGCCCTCGCCCGGCAAGGCGCAGGATATCGTGCGGCATCACAGACTGATCGCGAAGGCGATCGATGCCGGGGAACCCGACGAGGCGCAGAAGCACCTGCGCACTCATTTGTCCGGCACGCTCAGCGAACTCGCCCGGATTCGATCGCGCTACCCGGAATATCTCAGCAACTGA
- a CDS encoding ABC transporter substrate-binding protein: protein MWSACAGAVAMLMLLPDSQASAQQKSEITLSRQPGIFYMPSHIMEKNKLIEKHAASLGVPGVTTKWINLSGGGAQTDALLAGSVDILNTGTGNLLLLWDRTRGGVKGIVATSAQPMTLISRDPNIKSIKDFGPNDKIAVPTVKVSTQAIVLQIAAAEAFGADQWSKLDPNTVQLGHPDAYVALTNTQHEVRNHFSIPPFTFLELKNVPGAHVVLSSPDVMGGPLSQAQFFTTTKFADANPKIVQAVRDATKEAQDLIRSDTKAAVEIYKEVTGDKTSVDDLLAWLKEPGMMEWNLQPQGTMKFAAHLFKVGTLKTMPKAFTDYYLPVAHDLKGN, encoded by the coding sequence ATGTGGAGCGCCTGCGCGGGCGCCGTTGCGATGCTGATGCTGCTGCCGGACTCTCAGGCATCGGCGCAGCAGAAGTCGGAGATCACCCTGTCGCGGCAGCCGGGCATTTTCTACATGCCCTCGCACATCATGGAAAAGAACAAGCTGATCGAGAAGCACGCGGCTTCCCTCGGCGTTCCCGGCGTCACCACCAAATGGATCAATTTGAGCGGCGGTGGCGCGCAGACCGATGCACTGCTGGCCGGCAGCGTCGACATCCTCAATACCGGAACCGGCAACCTCCTGCTGTTGTGGGATCGCACCCGCGGCGGCGTCAAGGGCATCGTCGCCACCTCGGCGCAGCCGATGACGCTGATCAGCCGCGATCCCAACATCAAGTCGATCAAGGACTTTGGTCCGAACGACAAGATCGCGGTGCCCACCGTCAAGGTCTCGACGCAGGCGATCGTGCTGCAGATCGCGGCCGCCGAAGCCTTCGGCGCCGACCAGTGGTCGAAGCTCGATCCCAACACCGTGCAGCTCGGCCATCCCGACGCCTATGTCGCGTTGACCAACACCCAGCACGAGGTGCGCAATCACTTTTCGATTCCGCCGTTCACGTTCCTCGAACTGAAGAACGTCCCCGGCGCGCATGTGGTGCTGTCGTCGCCCGACGTGATGGGCGGCCCGCTCAGCCAGGCGCAGTTCTTCACGACGACCAAATTCGCCGACGCCAACCCGAAGATCGTGCAGGCGGTGCGCGACGCCACCAAGGAGGCGCAGGACCTGATCCGCAGCGACACCAAGGCCGCGGTCGAGATCTACAAGGAAGTCACCGGCGACAAGACCAGCGTCGACGATCTGCTGGCGTGGCTCAAGGAGCCCGGCATGATGGAATGGAACCTGCAGCCGCAGGGCACCATGAAATTCGCCGCCCATCTGTTCAAGGTCGGCACGCTGAAGACCATGCCAAAAGCCTTCACCGATTACTATCTGCCGGTCGCGCACGACCTGAAGGGTAATTGA
- a CDS encoding ABC transporter ATP-binding protein, with product MAALLDVSDVTLRYKTSSAVVTATERVSFTVDRSDRFVLLGPSGCGKSTLLKAVGGYMTPSEGKMRISGREISEPGADRMMIFQEFDQLLPWKTVLENVMFPLLMTRRLPRKDAEMRARAYIEKVSLTRVVDAYPHTLSGGMKQRVAIARGMAMEPDILLMDEPFAALDALTRRTCQDELLQLWAETKFTVLFVTHSIAEAIKIGNRILLLSPHPGRVKAEVIDVDKVSGEDGSAARLEKQIHDLLFADAVTAH from the coding sequence ATGGCCGCGCTTCTCGATGTCAGTGACGTAACGCTGCGCTACAAGACTTCGAGCGCGGTGGTGACCGCGACCGAGCGGGTCAGCTTCACGGTCGATCGTTCCGATCGCTTCGTGCTGCTCGGCCCCTCCGGTTGCGGCAAGTCGACGCTGTTGAAGGCGGTCGGCGGCTACATGACGCCGAGCGAAGGCAAGATGCGCATCTCGGGCCGCGAAATATCCGAACCCGGCGCCGACAGGATGATGATCTTTCAGGAGTTCGACCAGTTGCTGCCGTGGAAGACGGTGCTGGAAAACGTGATGTTTCCGCTGCTGATGACGCGCCGCCTGCCGCGCAAGGACGCGGAGATGCGGGCGCGCGCTTATATCGAGAAGGTCAGCCTCACCCGCGTCGTCGATGCCTATCCGCACACGCTGTCCGGCGGCATGAAGCAGCGCGTGGCGATCGCCCGCGGCATGGCGATGGAGCCGGATATTCTGTTGATGGATGAGCCGTTCGCCGCGCTCGACGCGCTGACGCGGCGGACCTGCCAGGATGAATTGCTGCAACTATGGGCGGAAACAAAGTTCACCGTCCTGTTCGTCACCCATTCGATCGCGGAAGCGATCAAGATCGGCAACCGCATCCTGCTGCTGTCGCCGCATCCCGGCCGCGTCAAGGCCGAGGTGATCGATGTCGACAAGGTCTCCGGCGAGGACGGCAGCGCCGCCCGGCTGGAAAAGCAGATCCACGATTTGCTGTTCGCCGACGCCGTGACGGCACACTGA
- a CDS encoding ABC transporter permease produces MGEAKILLRDAADLAAVVPTEVERKLTVPELLWNDGFVRKSVIIIFLAAAWEIYGTVLDNPLLFPTFHDTILTMFDKVRDGTIPMRAWASLKVLFMGYAAGIVLAAIFTVLAISTRIGTDFLETITAMFNPLPAIALLPLALIWFGLGNGSLVFVLIHSVLWPVALNTHSGFKSVSNTLRMVGRNYGLRGLPYVARILIPAAFGSILTGLKIGWAFAWRTLIAAELVFGVSSGQGGLGWFIFENRNLLDIPAVFAGLLTVIVIGLIVENLIFRTIERNTVQKWGTQS; encoded by the coding sequence ATGGGCGAGGCCAAAATCCTGCTGCGCGATGCCGCAGACCTGGCGGCGGTTGTTCCGACGGAAGTCGAGCGCAAGCTGACGGTGCCGGAGCTGTTATGGAACGACGGCTTCGTCCGCAAATCCGTTATCATCATCTTCCTCGCCGCAGCCTGGGAGATCTACGGCACCGTCCTCGACAATCCGCTGCTGTTCCCGACCTTCCACGACACGATTCTGACGATGTTCGACAAGGTGCGCGATGGGACTATTCCCATGCGCGCCTGGGCGTCGCTGAAAGTACTGTTCATGGGATATGCCGCCGGCATCGTGCTCGCGGCGATCTTCACCGTTCTCGCGATCTCGACCCGGATCGGCACGGATTTTCTCGAAACCATCACCGCGATGTTCAATCCCTTGCCGGCGATCGCGCTGCTGCCGCTGGCGCTGATCTGGTTCGGGTTGGGCAATGGCAGCCTCGTGTTCGTGTTGATCCATTCGGTGCTGTGGCCGGTCGCGCTCAACACCCATTCCGGCTTCAAGAGCGTGTCGAACACGCTGCGCATGGTCGGCCGCAATTACGGCCTGCGCGGTTTGCCCTATGTCGCCCGTATTCTCATTCCTGCTGCCTTCGGTTCTATCCTGACCGGCCTTAAGATCGGCTGGGCGTTTGCCTGGCGCACGCTGATCGCCGCCGAACTCGTGTTTGGCGTGTCGTCGGGGCAGGGTGGTCTCGGCTGGTTCATTTTCGAAAACCGTAACCTGCTGGATATCCCTGCGGTGTTCGCTGGCCTGTTGACGGTGATCGTGATCGGCTTGATTGTCGAGAACCTGATCTTCCGCACGATCGAGCGCAACACCGTCCAAAAATGGGGTACGCAATCATGA